The nucleotide window GTGTTTCTCAGCTGCTCAAATTCTTTCCTTATCTCACTAATAACTTGGACTAAGTTTTGTTTTTGTGCTTTTAATTGCCTTATTTCTTCTACCTTAGCCTTTAATTCTTCTCTAACTTGAGTTAGTTGCTGTCTTATTGACTTAATTTTTTCTATTTTTTCTCTCCTTTTTTCCTTTAACTTTTTTATCTCTTCTATTAACTTAGCTTTCTCTTCTTTTAACTTTCTTATTTGCTCATATGCTGCCGAAAGCTTTTGTTGAATTTCGTCCTCTGACGATTCAGTTGTTGACATTCACTTATCACTTTAATTTAGGGGCTATATTTTTAGTTGTAAATAAACATGGGTTAATAAAGTATTTAACCCATAATCTATATCCTAAGCACTACACTGACTAACGTTCTCTAACGTAGGTATTATTATAAATACTATCTAATATACAAAAATCAATTCAGATCTCATGACTAAAGTTAAACTCGTAGAAGCTGGGAATTTCTATAAGGATACGCTAGGTAGTAAATGGCTTATAGAAGGGAAAAGGGATATTGATTATTCAAAATTTAATTACATTGGAAAAATCGTAGTTACCGAGAGTGGGAAAAGAATAGCCAAAGTACTCGACATCATTGGAAATGTGAATAAACCGTATATTCTTGTCGAACCCCTTGTAACGGAAAAGCCCAAGGAAAAGATGTTCATTGAAATAGTAGAGAAAAAGAGAGGAGGTAAGAGAAAATGACTAATATATGCCCAGTATGCCACAGTCCAAATACGATAACGTTTGACCCAGAAAGAGGAACTAATGTATGTACTAATTGTGGGTTTGTACTCGAAGATGACATACTCATCGATCAAGGACCTGAATGGCGAGCATATACAACCGAAGACCGCATGGAAAGAGAGAGGACTGGTTCCCCGATAACTGCTAAAGTACATGATTTCGGGATCACGACTAAAATAGGTTATTCAAGGGTTAAGGATAAAGCAAAAATTCATAGGCTAAGGTTAATGCAAAATAAACTAAGAGTACCTGCCAAGGAAAGGAAATTAGTGACTTACTTGTCTGTACTCAATAGTGAAGCATCTAAATTGAACTTACCAGATCACGTTAAGGAAACGGCAGCCCTCCTCACGAGAAGGTTGATAGAAGAAGGAAAGGCTAAGAGAATAGAGATGTATACTTTAATTGCTGGAATATTATACTATTCCTGCCAAGTTAACAAAATACCTAAATCTTTGCAAGAAATAAAGAGTATATATGGGATATCTTCGTCTGATTTGTGGAAGGCATTAGAGAGAATACAAAGCGTAGCTAAGGGTGTCCAGGGTTTTAAACCTACTATAAAGCCTACTGAGTATATACCAAAAATAATAGAAAAGCTAAACTTACCTCCCTACGTTTCCACAAAAGCATCGGAACTCGTCGACCTCATGCATAAGAACGGTTTGACTAGCGGAAAAGGTTACACTGCACTTGCGGCAGCCAGTGTCTACCTAATAAGCACGTTAATGGATGTTAAAAGGACCCAAAAGGAAGTTGCCGAGGCGCTTAATATTACTGAGGTGACGATAAGAAATAGGTATAAAGAAATTATAAGTAATTTCGACATAGAAGTAAAATTATGAGAGGGAAAAGTAAATAAGCCAATGAATATATATATTTATTGGTAACCGGTGATTTTAAAATGGAATCAAGCTCTTCATCATACGAAGACCTTATTTATCAAAAAATAAAGGAAGCCGGAGAGAGAGGAATCCCATTAAAGGAACTCATTAAAGAATTAGGTCTAGATAGCAGGACTGCGAATCTTGCAATCCGTAAATTAATGAATAAAAAGGTTATCAGGAAAAATTCTGTAAAAGAGAACGGTAAAACTGTAGTTAAATATTTTATAAATGAAGAACCTACATTGATAACAGTAAACCTTGATAGTATAACAGAAATACCTTGTTTTACATGTAAAAACTTAACTAAGTGTGGAAATGGGAGCGTGATATCCCCAACTTCATGCACTTATTTATCCGAATTCATCTTAATGAATATAAAAGGGGCTAGTTAATTTTTATACACTGTATAACTTCCTCAACGTTTTTACTTGTCTTAATTCCGACATTATCAAAATGTGTATTTGAGGCATCGGACAAGCAACTTATAACCTTGTTTTTTGCCGGTACATTCTTTTTTAACCTTGAAGATAGAAAATCAAGTTTATAATATGGCTGTGTGTACATTGCTTCATTTTCAACAGTAGAAACTAGTCTAGTCACATGATTATATACGGGTAAATACGTAAAATTGGATTGTAGTTTATTCTTTACGTCAGAAACAAGGTCAGTATTATATAACTCTCCTCCCCATGCGGGGCCATAAACTCTCATTAGAGTCCCACATTTAGTACACTTAATACGTTCGTAATACTCAGATCTTTCTCTGTATCCACAGTTAGGACATTCATAGTAATAAACTAATTTAGAAAGTAAATTATCAGCTCTCTTAGCTCCTCCTTCTACTTTAAAAAAGACTCTATAATAGTAATCGTAATAAAAGGAGAAAATAGGGATTGCAGCTTTTTCTAGTATAGCCGCTTCCCTTATTGCTTTTCCTATTAATCCTCTTACTCCTAACTCCCTAGAGAAACTTAATCTTTCGCAATAGATATCGTATTTCCTCCTAGCTGAATATTTAGAAGAGCAAACTAGGGCAGATAAGTCAGTAGAAGTTATTGCAACATAACCTCCTCGTACGACTGCATTGAACGCAGATAAAAGAAATGGTGCAGGGCTCCCAAAAGGATCTATGTCTATAAAATCTGCCTTAATTTCGTGTAGCAAAGCATTTGCGTCTTTGTTAAATACTTCGCCTTTAACTTTATTTAACTCTATATTTTTATTTATTAATTCTACAGCGTTTTTATCAAGATCATTAAATATAACTTTTTCGACCCCTTCTATCTCCTTAAAGTATCTAATTCCCCTTATACCCGAAGCAGATAACGCGTCAACAATCTTTTTCGGTTTTAGTACACTTAATACTACTACGCTTAGGTCTCTATTTAGTGTCATCTTGGGATTATAAAATACTGGGGCCCAACTAGGGTCAAATTTTCCATCTATTTCATAACTTTTAGGGTCTGGGACTAGAATCTCGGCTTTTCCTTCTTTTATTTTAATTAATTTCATCGTCGATCTTATCAATATCGTCTAGCGTATATACTACGAAGCTTTCTCTTTCATAAGTTTTGAGGGTCTTAGGTGTCTTGGCAACAATTATGAGTTCTCCATTTACTTTAGAAACTAGCTTATTTGCTTCATTAAATTTCTTTAAAGATGTTGATACATCCTCAGTTTCTACACAGAAGAACATTTTCTTATCATCTTTAGATGCGGCTAGATCTACTGTAGTAAAATCAAACTTTACTATTTTATATCCATTAACTGATAATTTTTTTATTAATAAATTAATAATCCCTTTACTATTCTCTCTCCCTACTATAGGTTCGTACTCCTTTTCTTCTGTGACTTTAAAATCATTAATTATATCACCTAAAACTTGTTCTCCAAATATATCCACTAATTTTTCTGCCACATCTATTGAGACATATGAGTCCTCTTTTTCATAGTCATAAATAGATATCCTTGATACACCTAACTTCTCTGCTAATTCACCTAAACTCATCCCTTTTTCCTCTCTCCTCTTCTTTAGCTCTTTAGAGTCTATTTTAACAAATACTCCGCCACGAGTCTTTAATAAGAATATTTTTTCACCATTTATTACCTTCTCGAACGTAGAAGAACTCATTACTAAGACCTTATCCCTATCGTTTATCACTTCTTCATCTACTTGTTCATCTATCAATATGGGTAAGGCACCACTTAAGGTGGCCATCTTTTTAAGGTCTTTTGCTAACTTATTATGACTAGAGTACCTAGTTGAAGTTACTTTTAGAATAAATGAACGACGTAAGGTTGTATTAATCTTACTTGCTATTATATCTATAGATTTATTTCTCTCTGGGTACTGGATTATAGAGTAATCATAATATCCTCTCACTAGCACTTTTTCTATTTCATTAATAGTACCCATTGTCTTCGTCACCACCGGTCAGGTTACCCAGAGGGCTTAATGTAATAAACACAAGCGACTTATAATCTTTTATAATCTTTTCTACATCACCTATTGTCATGAAACTTTTTATATCTTTCTTTAGTAAAATTGATATTGCCTTATTTTCCCACTCGGAGCCGTTTAAAATATATTCACCGACGTTTAAAGTTTTAACAATTACAAACGGTATTTTGACCAGATCCCATAAGTAAAGAGGAAGGTTTTTAGATAATTTATCAAGTTCATCCTTCTTAAAAACGTGTTTAAAGCCGCCGTTTACTGTTACATAGTCTTTACCGTCCAATGCCTCTTTCAAGGTTACAAACTCTTGAGGATAATAAGAAATAGCACTTTTTAGCCCGATATCAAAAATTTTATCAAACATAATTTCACTTAAGTTCAGCTAGTACCATAGCATGATCCTTATCATAAGGATCTAACTGTATAACTTCTAGTATATCAAACCCTTTTTCCTCTAGTTTTTTAACTTCAGCTTTATATATTTCTTTTGGATCTTTTGTTACATCTATACTCCTAGCCTTTATAGCCATCATCAAATAAGCATTGTCTTTCAAGAAGAACTCCGCATTACGGATCGCAATATCTGTCTCGTCTGGTTGTGCAATATCAACATATAGTACATCTACATCCTCTACCAAAGCCCTATAGTATTGAGGAAACCTAGCATCAGCTAGGATCGGAAATAGATTAGGTCTATGTTGAGCGACTAAGATTAGCTCTCTCACTACTCTAGGAGAAAACTCTACTGCATACACTTTACCTTGCATTTCAACTATATCTGATACATGACTTGGTGTAGTCCCAGACGCTGCCCCTAGATATAATACTTTTGAATTCCTGACTATTGGGTTCTTTTTAAGCCCTTTCTGTATTGCTCCTGCAAGCTTGCTCCTAAACGAATTCCACTCTCTATATTCTATTCCACTTATTTTGATTAACTTTTCACCGTAAACGTTATGCCCGGGCGCTAAGTTTTTAGTGCACAACCTAGTAGTACCGTCATTGTATACACATTCATAAATGTTCTCAAACTCTGTTTTCTCTACCTTTACTACCTCTGACATAATTTCTCACTTTACTTGTTTTTCCTTTTTCTTTTTTCTTCCTTTTTACCTTTATGCTTTGGTTTCGGTTGCTCCTCTTGAACTTTTTTAGGCGGAGGCTGAGCATATTTTGTTTTTATCTCTTCTATCCTCTTCTTTAATTCCTCATTCAGTCTATCTCCAATAAACCTACCACTAAACTCGTCTACTCTTGCAGCTATTGCTAATTTAGCAGCTAGAGCCCTAGCGATTTTTCCTCTCTGCCACCTAGGTGATGTGTGAATTTCTGGGTACTGGAAAATAACGCCGTGTTTTGGTGGTCTTCCTTTTTTCCTTAACGCTCTAAATAACGCTTTTTCTGCACCTAGAACTTGTATTGTACTTGCAGGCATTTTAGCTAAATCTTCTAGGCTACCTGCTAAACTTAACAACCTCGCGCCTAATGTGGGACCCACTAGAGTTGTAACATTAGGTGCGACTTCTCTCATCACTGATTCTATATAGTCAGTTAGTTCTCTCCTGATCCTATAAAGTTCTAATATAGTATCGCTCAGCATCCTTACTGACTTTATATCTACATCAGTTACATCAGCTCCTATACTCTTTTTAGCTGCAGTAAGTAGCCTCTGGGATTTCTCCTTACTTAATCCTAGCTCCTTTAGTCCTTCCTCAGTGATCTCGTCCCTATGACCAAACTTAGAAACTATATTAGCATACATCTCGTGGTCTTCTATCAAATTATCTAGTTCTGGGAAGTGAATACTATACCATTCCCTTAACCTTTCAGAGAATAAGTTGATCGTTTTGTCGATATCATCGATCGCACGTATAGCCTGGATAGCTAAAAGATCCCTCTTACTTGCTGCGCCTCTTAACTTACGCCTAGTGTATTCAAAAGAAACTTCATAAAGAAACGAATATAATTCTTCCTCAGAAGAAGTAAACTTAGTTTCTAATGCTATCTTAGGAAGAGACTGCCTAAATGCCTTACTACCTATGTTGTGGATTTCCAGGGAAGCTTTTACACCGTTCTTCTGGAGCTCTGGGATTTCGGCTTCATTTTCGACAACGACCTCATCAGGCTTTAGTTTACTAAGGAGTTCCTTAGCTGAAGGCAATGGCATTCCCTTTTCGTTATCTATCAAAGCCTCAACAACTTTCCCTAAATCTTTTGAATTTAACACATAGTCAACTAGCTTACCTTGCTCGTCATATGCAAAGGCTCCTATCGCGTGCTCTACTAAGTATATTTTCATCAATTATCAGACTCTTTATTTAACATTTAAGTTTAAATTTTTCCTTTACGATATTGTAAATATGCCATCCCACGGTTCATTGACAAAAGCCGGGAAGGTTAGAAATGCAACACCCAAGATGCCTAAGAAGGAGAAACACAAGGAAGTACCTAGAGTCAGGAATAGGCTTGAATATGAAAAAAGAGTAGTAAAGGCACAGCAGGTTAAAGCTAGGTAATAATATTTTTAGCCTAACTTTTTCTCCTTATAATTATGTCTGAAACTTACGCAGGTAAGGCACTGGATTTTTTAAAAAGATATAATTTACAAGAAGGAGATACTATAGAAATTATAAAGAACGGATTGAGAATAAGAGGTATCATAATGCCCTCTTACTCATCGACAGATGATATACTGGTTCTCAAATTAGATAATGGATATAACATTGGCATAACCGTGGATAGTATAAACGAAATTAGGGTACTTCAGAAAGGAAGGAAAAAAGACGAAGGAAGAAAAGAAGAAAAGAAAGAGATAGAAAAAGAAAGTGAAGTTACAATAATTAGTACTGGAGGAACAATAGTAAGCAAAATAGAATATGACACAGGGGCAGTGAGACCAGCACTAACTACGGAGGAAATACTAGAGTTTATGCCTGAAATAAACGAGATAGCCAAAATTAACGCAACGATTTTATTCTCTATCTTAAGCGAAAACATGAAACCTGAGTACTGGGTAAAAATAGCCAATGAGGTAAAAATAAGGCTAGATAAGGGAGCTAAAGGAATTGTCATAGCTCATGGAACAGACACCATGACATATACTGCCTCAGCCCTAGCTTTCTCCTTGAAGAGCTTAACTGGACCGGTCGTCCTAGTAGGATCCCAAAGAAGTAGTGATAGGCCAAGTAGTGATGCACCTATAAACCTCTTCACAGCCGTATTAGTTGCAAAGAACGCGCCCTTCGCAGAAGTTGTAGTAAATATGCACGGAGAATCTTCTGACACGTATACACTGGTCCATAGGGGAGTAAAGGTCAGGAAAATGCACACGAGCAGGAGGGACGCATTCCAGACTATAAATGATCTACCTTTAGCTAAAGTATATTATAGGGAGAGAAAGCTAGAGATGTTAAGAGAAGATTACTTAAAGAAATCTGAAACAAACGAAGTAGATCCAAAATTCGAACCGTCTGTGTTTCTTTTGAAATACTACCCCGGATTATCGCCAGATATAGTTGACTATCTGGTAAGTAAGGGGATTAAGGGAATTATAATAGAAGGAACCGGATTGGGGCATACATCTTCAGACTTTTACGAAGCATTTAGAAGGGCTACAAAAGATGGGGTTTTTGTTGGGATGACGTCTCAGTGCCTTTTTGGAAGAGTTAATATGAACGTATATACAACGGGTAGACTGTTACAAGATGCCGGTGTCGTACCGCTAGAAGACATGTTACCAGAAACGGCTCTGGTTAAACTGATGTGGGTATTAGCCCATGAGAAAGATTTAGATAAGGTTAAAGAGCTAATGCTCACTAATTTTGTAGGAGAAATTAATCCGATCCATATACCTGAAATGTACCCAAGGTGGTACCATGACAGAATTAGATTACAGTAAACTAGGACTAAAAGTAGGATTGGAGATTCATCAACAACTTAATACATCCCATAAACTCTTCTGCAATTGCGACACATCTTTAGGAGAAACTTTTCACGCGTCTTTAGAACGTTACTTAAGACCTTCATTTAGTGAATTAGGAGAGGTAGATATAGCTGCATTGTTTGAGTGGCAGAAAGGTAAAAAGTACATATATAATTTACCTAAAAACTCTTGTTTAGTAGAATGTGACGAGGAACCGCCTCACTTAATTAACGATGAGGCATTAGGAATAGTTACAGCTATTTCGTTGGCGCTCCACAGCACATTAGTAGATGAAGTTTACGTAATGAGAAAAATAGTAATAGACGGATCTAATACCTCAGGTTTTCAAAGAACAGCAATTGTCGCTTTAGGCGGTTATATTGAGGTAGAAGGGGAAAAAATAGGTATCCAAACAATTGCGCTAGAGGAAGATGCTTCGAGAAAAATTAGTGAAAACAAGGATGAAATTTTATATAACTTAGACAGACTAGGAGTCCCGCTAATAGAAATATCCACAGCTCCCGATATCCACACACCTGAACAAGCGGAGAAAGTAGCTTTTGCTATCGGGCAACTTTTAAGGATGACCGGTAAAGTTAAGAGAGGTATAGGGACTATAAGGCAAGACCTAAATGTATCTATTGGAGGAGGAGTAAAGACAGAAATTAAAGGGGTTCAAAGACTAGAGTTAATACCTGAGATAATTAGAAATGAAGCGAGAAGACAGTATGAACTACTAAAAATTAAAGAAGAATTAACACAAAAAAGAGGTGTAACTAAAGAATTTATTGCAGAGAATTTTAAGCCTACAGATCTAACTTCAATTTTTACGTCTACAAATAGCAGATTAGTGAAAAAGGAACTAGAAAAAGGAGCGTTAGTATATGGCGTAAGGATACCCAAATTTAAAGGAATTTTTGGATGGGAGCTTATGAAAAATAGGAGGTTCGGAACAGAAGTAGCTGATTATGTCAGGGTTTTAGCCGGATTAGGAGGTATATTCCATTCGGATGAATTACCTAATTATGGAATAACTCAGGATGAAGTTGATGAAGTCAAAAAGGCATTAGGTACATCAGACGACGACGCATTTGTACTTGTTGTAGGAGATAAATCTAAGCTCGAGCTGGCTCTTAGCACAATAAGAGATCGGATCATATATGCGCTTGAAGGCGTCCCGAAAGAGACTAGGACAGCACTCGAAGACGGCACGACCAAATTTATGCGACCACAGCCTGGTTCTGCAAGGATGTACCCAGAGACGGATATACCACCTAGAAGAATAGACTCTAAAATCTTGGAATTATCAAAGTCATTTATGCCTGAAAATCCTGAAGTGAAATTAAAGAAACTTATTCAATATGGATTAAGTAGAGAGCTGGCGAATGCTATACTTAACAGTCCAAGAATAGACCTCTTCGAAGAACTAGTATCCAAATATTCACCTAAAGTCCAACCTAGCATAATAGCCTCAATATTAGAGGTTAACTTAAAATATGTTAAATCAAAAGGAGCAGATACTTCTTTAATTACTGATGAAATTCTCGAATATATAGTAAAACTATTATATGAAGACAAGATTAATAAGGACTCAGTACCAGAAATCTTACTTGACTACGCCCTAAGTAAAGGAGACATAAATAAGATAGTAGAAAAGTACTCTAAGATTACTGATGAAGAACTAGAAAAATTAGTAGACCAAGTTATCCATGAGAACGAGAAAATAATTGAAGAGAAAGGAGATAAAGCATTTAATATAATAATGGGTAAAGTTATGTCTAAAGTCAGAGGTAAAGCTGAAGGTAAAAAAGTAGCAGATATTATTTCAAAAAGAATGAAGAGTTACCCCCGATCCTGAGCTGTGATGAAAAGGCATTTGTCGGATTAAATGATGAGCTTGACCGCTTATGAAACCGGATGATTTGTTAAAGGTAGCCACTGAATACCCTTTACCTAATATACCTGCAGTAGAACTTGAAGACCAAGACCTGATGATAGAACAGTTACCCCAACTAATTAGCTATCTAAACCCTTCAAGGATTAGTTGGAAAGAGAACGCTAAAATTATAGGACCTGACGAGACATCTATAGTTACAATAAACGAAAATAAAAAGGACGATGAGATAGTATATATTAGAACACCTATCAAAAAAATACAGATGGGTTGGGACTTC belongs to Stygiolobus caldivivus and includes:
- a CDS encoding winged helix-turn-helix domain-containing protein; amino-acid sequence: MESSSSSYEDLIYQKIKEAGERGIPLKELIKELGLDSRTANLAIRKLMNKKVIRKNSVKENGKTVVKYFINEEPTLITVNLDSITEIPCFTCKNLTKCGNGSVISPTSCTYLSEFILMNIKGAS
- a CDS encoding 30S ribosomal protein S30e; this translates as MPSHGSLTKAGKVRNATPKMPKKEKHKEVPRVRNRLEYEKRVVKAQQVKAR
- a CDS encoding helix-turn-helix domain-containing protein, giving the protein MGTINEIEKVLVRGYYDYSIIQYPERNKSIDIIASKINTTLRRSFILKVTSTRYSSHNKLAKDLKKMATLSGALPILIDEQVDEEVINDRDKVLVMSSSTFEKVINGEKIFLLKTRGGVFVKIDSKELKKRREEKGMSLGELAEKLGVSRISIYDYEKEDSYVSIDVAEKLVDIFGEQVLGDIINDFKVTEEKEYEPIVGRENSKGIINLLIKKLSVNGYKIVKFDFTTVDLAASKDDKKMFFCVETEDVSTSLKKFNEANKLVSKVNGELIIVAKTPKTLKTYERESFVVYTLDDIDKIDDEIN
- a CDS encoding transcription initiation factor IIB, with protein sequence MTNICPVCHSPNTITFDPERGTNVCTNCGFVLEDDILIDQGPEWRAYTTEDRMERERTGSPITAKVHDFGITTKIGYSRVKDKAKIHRLRLMQNKLRVPAKERKLVTYLSVLNSEASKLNLPDHVKETAALLTRRLIEEGKAKRIEMYTLIAGILYYSCQVNKIPKSLQEIKSIYGISSSDLWKALERIQSVAKGVQGFKPTIKPTEYIPKIIEKLNLPPYVSTKASELVDLMHKNGLTSGKGYTALAAASVYLISTLMDVKRTQKEVAEALNITEVTIRNRYKEIISNFDIEVKL
- a CDS encoding H/ACA RNA-protein complex protein Gar1 translates to MTKVKLVEAGNFYKDTLGSKWLIEGKRDIDYSKFNYIGKIVVTESGKRIAKVLDIIGNVNKPYILVEPLVTEKPKEKMFIEIVEKKRGGKRK
- the gatD gene encoding Glu-tRNA(Gln) amidotransferase subunit GatD; protein product: MSETYAGKALDFLKRYNLQEGDTIEIIKNGLRIRGIIMPSYSSTDDILVLKLDNGYNIGITVDSINEIRVLQKGRKKDEGRKEEKKEIEKESEVTIISTGGTIVSKIEYDTGAVRPALTTEEILEFMPEINEIAKINATILFSILSENMKPEYWVKIANEVKIRLDKGAKGIVIAHGTDTMTYTASALAFSLKSLTGPVVLVGSQRSSDRPSSDAPINLFTAVLVAKNAPFAEVVVNMHGESSDTYTLVHRGVKVRKMHTSRRDAFQTINDLPLAKVYYRERKLEMLREDYLKKSETNEVDPKFEPSVFLLKYYPGLSPDIVDYLVSKGIKGIIIEGTGLGHTSSDFYEAFRRATKDGVFVGMTSQCLFGRVNMNVYTTGRLLQDAGVVPLEDMLPETALVKLMWVLAHEKDLDKVKELMLTNFVGEINPIHIPEMYPRWYHDRIRLQ
- a CDS encoding DUF61 family protein translates to MFDKIFDIGLKSAISYYPQEFVTLKEALDGKDYVTVNGGFKHVFKKDELDKLSKNLPLYLWDLVKIPFVIVKTLNVGEYILNGSEWENKAISILLKKDIKSFMTIGDVEKIIKDYKSLVFITLSPLGNLTGGDEDNGYY
- a CDS encoding C/D box methylation guide ribonucleoprotein complex aNOP56 subunit (functions along with aFIB and aL7a; guides 2'-O-methylation of ribose to specific sites in RNAs), coding for MKIYLVEHAIGAFAYDEQGKLVDYVLNSKDLGKVVEALIDNEKGMPLPSAKELLSKLKPDEVVVENEAEIPELQKNGVKASLEIHNIGSKAFRQSLPKIALETKFTSSEEELYSFLYEVSFEYTRRKLRGAASKRDLLAIQAIRAIDDIDKTINLFSERLREWYSIHFPELDNLIEDHEMYANIVSKFGHRDEITEEGLKELGLSKEKSQRLLTAAKKSIGADVTDVDIKSVRMLSDTILELYRIRRELTDYIESVMREVAPNVTTLVGPTLGARLLSLAGSLEDLAKMPASTIQVLGAEKALFRALRKKGRPPKHGVIFQYPEIHTSPRWQRGKIARALAAKLAIAARVDEFSGRFIGDRLNEELKKRIEEIKTKYAQPPPKKVQEEQPKPKHKGKKEEKRKRKNK
- a CDS encoding fibrillarin-like rRNA/tRNA 2'-O-methyltransferase, encoding MSEVVKVEKTEFENIYECVYNDGTTRLCTKNLAPGHNVYGEKLIKISGIEYREWNSFRSKLAGAIQKGLKKNPIVRNSKVLYLGAASGTTPSHVSDIVEMQGKVYAVEFSPRVVRELILVAQHRPNLFPILADARFPQYYRALVEDVDVLYVDIAQPDETDIAIRNAEFFLKDNAYLMMAIKARSIDVTKDPKEIYKAEVKKLEEKGFDILEVIQLDPYDKDHAMVLAELK
- a CDS encoding tRNA (guanine(26)-N(2))-dimethyltransferase — encoded protein: MKLIKIKEGKAEILVPDPKSYEIDGKFDPSWAPVFYNPKMTLNRDLSVVVLSVLKPKKIVDALSASGIRGIRYFKEIEGVEKVIFNDLDKNAVELINKNIELNKVKGEVFNKDANALLHEIKADFIDIDPFGSPAPFLLSAFNAVVRGGYVAITSTDLSALVCSSKYSARRKYDIYCERLSFSRELGVRGLIGKAIREAAILEKAAIPIFSFYYDYYYRVFFKVEGGAKRADNLLSKLVYYYECPNCGYRERSEYYERIKCTKCGTLMRVYGPAWGGELYNTDLVSDVKNKLQSNFTYLPVYNHVTRLVSTVENEAMYTQPYYKLDFLSSRLKKNVPAKNKVISCLSDASNTHFDNVGIKTSKNVEEVIQCIKIN
- the gatE gene encoding Glu-tRNA(Gln) amidotransferase subunit GatE, producing the protein MTELDYSKLGLKVGLEIHQQLNTSHKLFCNCDTSLGETFHASLERYLRPSFSELGEVDIAALFEWQKGKKYIYNLPKNSCLVECDEEPPHLINDEALGIVTAISLALHSTLVDEVYVMRKIVIDGSNTSGFQRTAIVALGGYIEVEGEKIGIQTIALEEDASRKISENKDEILYNLDRLGVPLIEISTAPDIHTPEQAEKVAFAIGQLLRMTGKVKRGIGTIRQDLNVSIGGGVKTEIKGVQRLELIPEIIRNEARRQYELLKIKEELTQKRGVTKEFIAENFKPTDLTSIFTSTNSRLVKKELEKGALVYGVRIPKFKGIFGWELMKNRRFGTEVADYVRVLAGLGGIFHSDELPNYGITQDEVDEVKKALGTSDDDAFVLVVGDKSKLELALSTIRDRIIYALEGVPKETRTALEDGTTKFMRPQPGSARMYPETDIPPRRIDSKILELSKSFMPENPEVKLKKLIQYGLSRELANAILNSPRIDLFEELVSKYSPKVQPSIIASILEVNLKYVKSKGADTSLITDEILEYIVKLLYEDKINKDSVPEILLDYALSKGDINKIVEKYSKITDEELEKLVDQVIHENEKIIEEKGDKAFNIIMGKVMSKVRGKAEGKKVADIISKRMKSYPRS